Proteins from a single region of Bacillus sp. (in: firmicutes):
- a CDS encoding site-specific DNA-methyltransferase, which yields MTDVWILPHVSPIEKEFGYHPTQKPLQLLERIILSCAKPYDLVLDPFNGSGTTSVAAIKNNRRFIGIENNKSFFEISSERVAFLQK from the coding sequence ATGACAGACGTTTGGATTCTGCCTCATGTATCCCCAATAGAAAAAGAATTTGGATATCATCCCACACAAAAACCCTTACAATTACTTGAGCGGATTATATTGAGTTGCGCAAAACCATATGATTTAGTTCTTGATCCATTTAATGGTAGTGGAACTACTTCAGTTGCAGCTATTAAAAATAATAGGAGATTTATTGGTATTGAGAATAATAAAAGCTTTTTTGAAATTAGTTCTGAACGTGTAGCTTTTTTACAAAAATAA
- a CDS encoding DNA adenine methylase, whose protein sequence is MKKKLAQPFLKWAGGKRQLLPEIRKYVPKRINTYYEPFIGAGAVLFDLQPKKAIVNDINVELVNVYNVVKDKVDELIEELKMHENRNDSEYFYTMRDLDRDKKKYNQLSQVERAARMIYLNKTCYNGLFRVNSQGQFNVPFGKYKNPQIVNEIVLKAVHNYLRLNDVTIWNKDFSEVINSVKKGDFVYFDPPYDPVSDTSSFTGYSLAGFNRDDQLRLRDVCVELDKRGCKFLLSNSATDFIKEKYNEKGFHVEIVSASRHINSVASKRGKIDEVLVMNYDPNKNG, encoded by the coding sequence ATAAAAAAAAAGTTAGCTCAGCCTTTCCTAAAGTGGGCGGGTGGAAAGCGTCAACTGCTTCCAGAGATTCGTAAGTATGTTCCTAAAAGAATTAATACTTACTATGAGCCTTTCATCGGGGCTGGAGCTGTCCTTTTTGACCTACAACCTAAGAAGGCTATTGTAAATGATATTAACGTTGAACTTGTTAATGTCTACAATGTTGTTAAAGATAAAGTAGACGAGCTTATTGAGGAATTAAAAATGCATGAGAATAGAAATGATAGTGAATATTTCTATACTATGCGGGATCTAGATAGAGATAAGAAAAAGTACAACCAACTTTCCCAAGTGGAAAGAGCAGCGAGAATGATTTATTTGAACAAAACATGCTATAATGGTCTGTTTAGAGTAAACAGTCAAGGCCAATTTAATGTTCCTTTTGGTAAGTACAAAAACCCTCAAATAGTAAATGAGATTGTTTTAAAGGCTGTTCATAATTATTTAAGATTAAATGATGTAACTATATGGAATAAAGATTTTTCAGAAGTTATTAATTCAGTTAAAAAGGGTGATTTTGTTTACTTTGACCCTCCATATGATCCAGTTTCAGACACATCTTCTTTTACTGGATACAGCTTGGCTGGATTTAATAGGGATGACCAACTCAGACTAAGAGATGTATGTGTAGAGTTGGATAAAAGAGGATGCAAATTCCTGTTAAGCAATTCTGCTACTGATTTTATTAAAGAAAAATATAATGAAAAAGGATTCCATGTTGAAATAGTATCGGCATCTAGACATATCAACTCAGTGGCTTCTAAGCGTGGAAAAATTGATGAAGTGCTGGTGATGAACTATGACCCAAACAAAAACGGATAA
- a CDS encoding Rpn family recombination-promoting nuclease/putative transposase, whose protein sequence is MTKEYLDLKFDFMFKQLFGQPSRKHITIAFLNDLLGRTDDDKITDLTFESTEYIKETEDGKTVRLDFSVLTTAGENINVEVQVTNQHNMQERTLFYWAKMFSNTVHSGQSYVLAKPTIMISILNYPLFPSETDSFHSIFHIKEDTELFNWSQHLEFHVFDLGAFMVQWRKYRRKMRSLEKSEELPWLMMLSAADYQKKKLDEARKKELMDLLSNLEGAQRLGEERGIKEGKKEVALKMLEKGYDIATIAEITGLSEQEILQLINQN, encoded by the coding sequence TTGACAAAAGAATACCTCGATTTAAAATTTGATTTTATGTTTAAGCAATTATTCGGACAGCCCAGTCGAAAACACATTACTATTGCCTTTTTGAATGATCTTTTAGGAAGAACAGATGATGATAAGATCACGGATTTAACATTTGAAAGCACTGAATATATTAAAGAGACGGAAGATGGAAAAACCGTCAGATTAGATTTTTCAGTATTGACGACTGCTGGTGAAAATATTAATGTTGAAGTTCAAGTTACGAATCAACATAATATGCAGGAGCGGACGCTTTTTTATTGGGCTAAAATGTTTTCAAATACCGTTCATTCTGGTCAATCCTATGTGTTGGCTAAACCTACGATAATGATCTCCATTTTAAACTATCCACTTTTTCCATCAGAAACAGATTCATTTCATTCGATTTTTCATATTAAAGAAGACACAGAACTTTTCAATTGGAGCCAGCATCTAGAGTTCCATGTATTTGATTTAGGTGCGTTCATGGTACAATGGAGAAAATACCGCCGGAAAATGAGAAGCCTAGAAAAAAGTGAAGAGTTGCCATGGCTAATGATGCTATCGGCAGCGGATTATCAAAAGAAAAAATTGGATGAAGCAAGGAAAAAAGAGTTGATGGACTTACTTAGTAATCTTGAAGGTGCGCAAAGGTTGGGGGAAGAAAGAGGAATTAAAGAAGGTAAAAAAGAGGTTGCCTTAAAAATGCTTGAAAAAGGTTATGATATTGCAACTATTGCAGAAATCACAGGTCTTAGTGAACAGGAAATTCTGCAGTTAATAAATCAAAATTAA
- a CDS encoding YbfB/YjiJ family MFS transporter translates to MKNIHKGWFILTLITCCVLASLGFGRFSFGAILPFMKTGLHLDYKETGYLASSIFLGYFIAVIVAGYFVIRFKAKKVIVFSLFFIALGMVLTANSSNFYITFLGCLIIGLGTGGAYVPSLGLLGHWFASKSRGMALGIAMGGSGIGIVFSGLTMPMLIQQTGDNGWRIGWYLLASLIILITLLNVLFLKNRPEDLNLKPIVKGQEALLIKEQPGASEETTIYQNKTIWFLGFIYFTWGMSYLVFSTFLVDYLIVDVGFTNEAAGTFFAIAGITSIISGFIWGSLSDRVGRMFTLMIVFFSQSFLLLSLSFSENSVLLFLITAVYGVTLWGVPTIINATVIEYIHPKYITIAMGFVTVFFSTGQLVSPIITGFLIEYANSYFSAFLFSSVSALFGGLGCIKLLLNKRKKAEQSSVEIHILNVKDS, encoded by the coding sequence ATGAAAAATATTCATAAAGGTTGGTTCATTTTAACTTTAATTACATGTTGTGTTTTAGCATCGCTCGGATTTGGTCGCTTTTCATTTGGTGCTATTCTTCCATTTATGAAAACTGGCCTTCACTTAGATTACAAAGAAACAGGCTATCTTGCTTCTTCCATTTTTTTAGGATACTTTATCGCCGTCATTGTTGCTGGATATTTTGTCATACGATTCAAGGCAAAAAAAGTCATTGTTTTTTCATTATTCTTTATAGCGTTAGGAATGGTACTGACAGCAAATTCTTCAAACTTCTATATCACCTTTCTAGGCTGCTTGATTATTGGTCTAGGAACAGGTGGAGCCTACGTGCCATCATTAGGACTTCTCGGTCATTGGTTTGCAAGCAAAAGTAGAGGCATGGCGCTAGGAATCGCTATGGGTGGTTCAGGGATTGGGATTGTTTTTAGCGGCTTAACAATGCCTATGCTTATTCAACAAACAGGGGATAACGGTTGGAGAATAGGCTGGTATTTACTTGCATCCCTTATAATTTTAATTACTCTATTAAACGTATTATTCTTGAAAAACAGACCAGAGGATCTCAACCTTAAGCCAATTGTTAAAGGACAAGAAGCTTTATTAATAAAGGAACAACCAGGTGCCAGTGAAGAAACGACTATTTATCAAAATAAAACAATATGGTTCCTAGGATTTATTTATTTTACTTGGGGCATGAGTTATTTAGTTTTTTCGACCTTTCTTGTAGATTATCTTATTGTTGATGTAGGATTTACAAATGAAGCGGCAGGTACATTTTTTGCGATTGCAGGTATCACTAGTATCATCAGTGGTTTTATTTGGGGGAGCCTTTCCGATCGTGTAGGCCGTATGTTTACTTTAATGATTGTATTTTTTTCACAAAGTTTCCTTCTTCTCTCATTAAGTTTCTCAGAAAACAGTGTGCTACTATTTTTAATTACTGCTGTATATGGCGTGACCCTTTGGGGTGTTCCAACGATTATAAATGCTACGGTGATTGAATATATTCATCCAAAATACATAACAATCGCCATGGGATTCGTGACAGTATTTTTTAGCACAGGGCAATTAGTCTCACCTATTATAACAGGGTTTCTTATCGAATATGCAAATTCCTATTTCTCCGCTTTTCTATTCTCCAGTGTAAGTGCGTTGTTCGGTGGATTGGGTTGTATAAAGCTATTGCTTAACAAAAGAAAAAAGGCGGAGCAGTCTAGTGTGGAAATTCACATATTAAATGTGAAAGATTCATAA
- a CDS encoding TetR/AcrR family transcriptional regulator: protein MSVKDQTSDRRSQILEVALKLFATQGYHKTKVSDIVHAAGVAQGTFYWYFTSKEAIALEIINNGQTNLIAVISQGYRESKGTVQEVVKASEKLFADLFTYSQQNSYFMKLLLKGIGTEDTVQSAILESRQKLEEAFQNNIQRATELGILPKKDPAIQSALLVSLMEGMLERWLFRPQLKHSSLQKKSAQELAQEVVKFEFFGLLGM, encoded by the coding sequence ATTTCTGTTAAAGATCAAACTTCTGATCGAAGAAGCCAAATTCTTGAGGTAGCTTTGAAATTGTTTGCTACGCAAGGCTATCATAAAACGAAAGTTTCTGATATCGTTCATGCCGCAGGTGTCGCGCAAGGTACTTTTTATTGGTATTTTACAAGCAAAGAAGCTATTGCTTTAGAAATTATCAATAACGGACAAACTAATCTTATCGCTGTGATTTCTCAAGGTTATCGGGAGTCAAAGGGAACTGTTCAAGAAGTAGTAAAGGCGTCAGAAAAATTATTTGCAGATTTATTTACATACTCACAGCAAAATAGTTATTTTATGAAACTTTTATTAAAAGGAATAGGGACTGAGGATACCGTTCAATCCGCCATCCTAGAATCGCGACAAAAACTTGAAGAAGCGTTTCAAAACAATATTCAAAGGGCAACGGAGCTTGGGATTTTGCCAAAAAAAGACCCAGCCATTCAATCAGCGCTGTTGGTGAGTCTAATGGAAGGAATGTTAGAAAGGTGGTTATTCCGTCCACAGCTTAAGCATTCGAGTCTACAAAAGAAATCTGCGCAAGAACTTGCACAGGAAGTTGTAAAATTTGAGTTTTTTGGACTTTTAGGAATGTAA
- a CDS encoding transporter substrate-binding domain-containing protein, translating into MNKKKSFFTLLLVLMLSFIISACGANNGTKEQKAGETPTTKEDTQDETTLLDEIKDRGILKVGLMGTYRPYNFLNEKKEMDGFDADIAKEVAKRLGVEVEFVAQEFSGMIAGLQAEKFDVVISQMTITDERKEQMDFSDPYITNQVKVIVHESNDTIKSVEDFKGKNIGVGLGTNDETYLRTKLMPEVGKFNIMTYNDVITTLKDLDAGRVDATINNIYAIKPVVEQNGFKIKAVGEAIKSDRAGIATRKGNEELVNELNRILAEMKEDGTYNEIFVKWFEEEPQS; encoded by the coding sequence ATGAATAAGAAAAAATCATTTTTTACGCTATTACTTGTATTAATGTTGAGTTTTATCATTAGCGCTTGTGGCGCGAACAATGGAACAAAAGAGCAAAAGGCGGGGGAAACTCCAACAACGAAAGAAGATACACAAGATGAAACAACTCTACTTGATGAAATTAAAGACCGCGGCATCCTGAAAGTGGGCTTAATGGGAACATACCGCCCTTACAATTTCTTGAATGAGAAAAAAGAAATGGATGGTTTTGATGCTGATATAGCGAAGGAAGTAGCGAAACGCTTAGGGGTAGAAGTTGAGTTTGTTGCTCAAGAATTTTCTGGTATGATTGCTGGCTTACAAGCCGAAAAATTCGATGTTGTGATTAGTCAAATGACGATTACTGATGAGCGAAAAGAACAAATGGACTTTTCTGATCCGTATATTACAAACCAAGTAAAAGTAATTGTCCATGAAAGCAATGACACGATAAAATCTGTAGAAGATTTTAAAGGTAAAAATATTGGTGTTGGTTTAGGAACAAATGATGAAACATATTTACGCACGAAATTAATGCCTGAAGTCGGTAAATTCAATATTATGACATATAATGATGTCATTACTACATTAAAAGATCTTGATGCTGGGCGCGTCGATGCAACAATCAACAATATCTATGCTATTAAACCAGTCGTTGAGCAAAATGGTTTTAAAATCAAAGCAGTTGGAGAAGCGATTAAATCCGACCGAGCAGGGATTGCTACTCGTAAAGGGAATGAAGAGCTTGTCAATGAATTAAACCGTATTCTCGCTGAAATGAAGGAAGACGGTACGTACAATGAAATTTTTGTAAAATGGTTTGAGGAAGAACCTCAAAGCTAG
- a CDS encoding amino acid ABC transporter permease produces MDVVIDNLPFLFQGAYYTLLITIVSMFFGSIIAVFVAVARLKGNRPIRWLARAYVSAIRGTPTLVQIIIVYYGLVEYGIKFQPLTAAIIALSISIGAYLSETLRGALQSIPKGQMEAAYASGMTTFQTMQRIIFPQAIRIAIPPAGNTFIGMLKETSLVSVITVTELLRSAELLIAQYYIYMPIYLSIALMYWIMSTGFSFLLERWEKRLSIYL; encoded by the coding sequence ATGGATGTTGTAATTGATAATTTGCCATTTTTATTCCAAGGAGCGTATTATACGCTCCTAATTACGATTGTATCGATGTTTTTTGGGTCAATCATTGCTGTGTTTGTGGCTGTAGCTAGGCTGAAAGGGAATCGACCGATACGCTGGCTTGCACGGGCATATGTGTCAGCTATACGCGGTACCCCAACCTTAGTTCAGATTATTATTGTTTATTATGGGTTAGTTGAATATGGGATTAAGTTTCAGCCACTGACAGCTGCGATTATTGCCCTCAGCATAAGTATTGGTGCCTATTTATCTGAAACGTTACGCGGGGCTTTACAGTCAATTCCAAAGGGGCAAATGGAAGCTGCTTATGCCTCGGGCATGACCACTTTTCAAACGATGCAGAGGATCATTTTTCCGCAGGCGATTCGCATTGCGATTCCACCAGCTGGAAATACATTTATTGGAATGTTAAAAGAAACATCACTTGTATCTGTCATCACAGTTACCGAATTATTGCGATCAGCGGAGTTATTAATTGCTCAATATTATATTTATATGCCAATTTATCTCTCAATCGCGCTTATGTACTGGATCATGAGTACAGGCTTTTCTTTTTTATTAGAAAGATGGGAGAAACGTTTATCAATCTATTTATAA
- a CDS encoding amino acid ABC transporter ATP-binding protein: MIQINYLSKSFQELEVLKNINLHVNTGEVVAILGPSGSGKSTLLRCLNGLEEMTKGRIEVAGAVIDCEQSKKVQSKAIRQIRLQTGMVFQQFNLYPHKTALENVTEALLVVRKWTKEKAIEKGEMLLARVGLLEKKDVYPSRLSGGQQQRVAIARALAAEPAVMLFDEPTSALDPELVGEVLAVMKELAKEGMTMLIVTHEMEFAQEVADRIIFMDGGNIVEQGTPEEFFNNTQTERAQKFLKKIGNYD; the protein is encoded by the coding sequence ATGATTCAAATTAATTATTTATCAAAAAGCTTCCAAGAGTTAGAAGTTTTAAAAAATATTAATCTACATGTAAATACGGGTGAAGTCGTTGCTATTCTAGGTCCTAGTGGCTCAGGAAAAAGCACATTGCTCCGCTGTCTGAACGGTCTTGAAGAAATGACAAAGGGAAGAATCGAAGTGGCGGGAGCTGTGATTGATTGTGAACAAAGTAAGAAAGTGCAATCAAAAGCAATTCGCCAGATTCGCTTGCAGACCGGGATGGTTTTTCAACAGTTTAATTTATATCCACATAAAACCGCACTAGAAAACGTAACGGAAGCCTTATTGGTTGTAAGAAAGTGGACAAAAGAAAAGGCCATTGAGAAAGGGGAAATGTTGTTAGCCCGTGTGGGATTACTTGAAAAAAAAGATGTGTACCCATCGCGTTTATCCGGCGGTCAACAACAAAGGGTAGCGATTGCCCGCGCCTTGGCAGCGGAGCCAGCAGTTATGCTTTTTGATGAACCAACATCTGCTCTTGATCCAGAATTAGTTGGCGAGGTGCTAGCTGTTATGAAGGAACTTGCCAAGGAAGGTATGACGATGCTTATAGTAACGCACGAAATGGAATTTGCTCAGGAAGTAGCAGATCGGATTATTTTTATGGATGGTGGAAACATTGTCGAACAAGGTACCCCTGAGGAATTTTTCAACAATACGCAAACAGAACGTGCACAAAAATTTTTGAAAAAGATCGGGAACTATGATTGA
- a CDS encoding OsmC family protein, with product MIVKTKWNGQRAFTAVGDSGYEIKMDATEAYGGEGKGVTPTEMLLASLAGCIGIDVTMILRHYLDSIESLEIETNGTRKEDLPTGFTAITVTFHIDGNIDSKKIWRAINLGKQKYCAVSDSLKADITFRLVLNGVEDNDPTSEE from the coding sequence ATGATAGTAAAAACGAAGTGGAATGGCCAACGCGCCTTTACGGCTGTTGGTGACTCAGGATATGAAATTAAAATGGATGCCACAGAAGCGTACGGTGGTGAAGGGAAGGGAGTCACACCAACCGAAATGCTTTTAGCCTCCTTGGCAGGATGTATTGGCATTGACGTTACGATGATTCTGAGACATTACCTAGACTCAATTGAAAGTCTAGAAATTGAAACAAATGGCACAAGGAAAGAGGATTTACCAACAGGATTTACAGCAATTACTGTAACCTTCCACATTGATGGCAATATTGATAGCAAGAAAATATGGAGAGCGATTAATTTAGGAAAGCAAAAATATTGTGCTGTTTCTGATTCACTTAAAGCTGATATAACATTCCGCCTTGTATTAAATGGAGTAGAGGATAATGACCCGACGTCTGAGGAATAA
- a CDS encoding ECF transporter S component: MNKSSQKIRQTVTVAVLSSIAYLLMMLNFPLPGLPPFLKIDFSEVPALLATIVFGPVAGITVEAIKNILHYIIQGAMTGVPIDQAANFVAGLLFILPASFLYKRIHSTKGLTIGLLIGTITMTIMMSILNYFLILPAYTFFLNAPAMSSAEAKGLIVVGIMPFNLIKGIVITLLFTVLFAKLKPWLRTYEKSIAA; the protein is encoded by the coding sequence ATGAATAAAAGTAGTCAAAAAATTCGTCAAACCGTAACAGTAGCAGTTTTGTCTAGCATTGCATATCTACTAATGATGCTGAATTTTCCGTTGCCAGGATTGCCGCCATTTTTAAAAATTGATTTTAGTGAAGTACCAGCATTACTCGCAACAATTGTATTTGGTCCTGTTGCTGGCATCACTGTTGAAGCAATTAAAAATATTTTGCACTATATTATTCAAGGTGCGATGACGGGAGTTCCAATTGACCAAGCAGCAAATTTTGTGGCGGGACTTTTATTTATTTTACCTGCTTCATTTTTATACAAAAGGATTCACTCTACAAAAGGATTAACAATCGGTTTATTAATAGGCACAATCACAATGACAATCATGATGAGCATTCTTAATTACTTTCTGATCCTACCAGCTTATACATTTTTCCTGAATGCACCAGCAATGTCAAGTGCAGAAGCAAAAGGGTTAATTGTAGTAGGTATTATGCCGTTTAATTTAATAAAAGGAATTGTAATTACATTATTATTCACGGTGCTTTTTGCGAAGTTAAAGCCATGGTTACGGACTTACGAAAAATCAATTGCAGCATAA
- a CDS encoding ABC transporter permease: MSINQLILRNLRKNFKNYYLYVFALLFSVALYFAFVTLQYDPAMDATKGTIKGAAAIRTASILLVTIVAIFVLYANTIFLKRRSKEIGLLQLIGMTKGRIFRILSAENLILYFSSLLIGILIGFSTSKLLMMILFKITKVDTIATLHFSNQALVQTITMFTVIYLVILMMNYFFIKKQSILSLFRLLSTTEHKAKKLSSFEMFIGIAGMALIIVGYYVSSKLFGGSFTTMLELFGAMLFILASVIIGTYLFYKGSVSFIFHLVRKKKNGYLKIHEVLSLSTIMFRMKASALLLTIITTVSALAISLLSLSYISYYSAEKTAENQVAGDFSFANMKEAEQFTKMLEKQQINYVERQIEVIQSKANLTNILGVNIQGLHFDPSDATIAVINDKAIPGIDVHPEETVFTGFNDLLQKFMAIKDSGQIELKGKNQQFPLKYIGLEKKHIVSWYFTNGGFPVAIVDDAIFTQLKADIDPAIQKEASIFIGVDIKEVNSLEKANLIFQEMDFANTRTNDSRLEISNIQKKNMGLIMFIVGFLGLTFLITSGCILYFKQMGECEEEKPNYTILRKLGFTQADLLKGVKAKQLFNFGIPLIIGLCHSYFAVQSGWFLFGTELWTPMIIVMILYTALYSIFGLLSVRYYKKVIKEAL, from the coding sequence ATGAGCATAAACCAGTTAATCCTCCGCAACTTACGGAAGAATTTTAAAAACTATTATTTATATGTATTTGCATTGCTTTTTAGCGTTGCTCTTTATTTTGCGTTCGTCACCTTGCAATATGATCCAGCAATGGATGCAACAAAAGGAACTATCAAAGGAGCGGCCGCTATTCGAACGGCTTCCATCCTGCTTGTCACCATTGTGGCTATCTTTGTTCTGTATGCCAATACAATCTTTTTAAAACGACGCAGCAAAGAAATTGGTTTACTCCAATTGATCGGGATGACAAAAGGACGAATTTTCCGCATACTTAGTGCGGAAAACTTAATCCTTTACTTCAGTTCCCTATTAATTGGAATATTGATTGGATTCTCGACTTCAAAGTTACTCATGATGATTTTATTTAAAATAACAAAAGTGGATACAATTGCAACGCTTCATTTCTCAAATCAGGCTTTAGTCCAAACTATTACGATGTTTACGGTTATCTACCTTGTTATTTTAATGATGAATTACTTTTTTATAAAGAAACAAAGCATATTATCGTTATTCCGCCTCCTCTCTACAACAGAGCATAAGGCTAAAAAATTATCATCGTTTGAAATGTTCATCGGAATTGCTGGAATGGCTTTGATTATAGTTGGCTATTATGTATCTTCAAAATTATTTGGAGGCAGCTTTACAACAATGCTTGAGTTATTCGGCGCGATGTTATTTATTCTCGCATCAGTGATTATCGGAACCTACTTATTTTACAAAGGCTCCGTTAGCTTTATCTTTCATCTTGTACGAAAAAAGAAAAATGGCTATTTAAAGATTCATGAGGTTTTGTCGCTTTCTACGATTATGTTTCGGATGAAAGCAAGTGCGTTATTATTAACGATTATTACAACAGTATCTGCCCTAGCCATCAGCTTATTATCGTTAAGCTATATTTCCTATTATTCCGCAGAAAAAACAGCGGAAAACCAAGTTGCAGGGGATTTTTCATTTGCAAATATGAAAGAGGCAGAACAATTTACAAAAATGTTAGAAAAACAGCAAATAAACTATGTAGAAAGACAGATTGAAGTCATCCAATCTAAAGCCAATTTAACAAATATTTTAGGTGTAAACATACAAGGATTACACTTTGACCCCAGTGATGCAACTATTGCCGTTATTAATGACAAGGCGATTCCAGGCATAGATGTACATCCAGAGGAAACAGTTTTTACAGGTTTTAACGACTTACTGCAAAAATTTATGGCAATAAAAGACTCTGGACAGATTGAATTAAAAGGGAAAAATCAACAATTTCCATTAAAGTATATCGGCTTAGAAAAAAAGCATATTGTTTCGTGGTATTTTACAAATGGAGGTTTTCCCGTTGCCATTGTCGATGACGCAATCTTTACACAACTAAAAGCAGACATCGATCCCGCGATTCAAAAAGAAGCTTCAATATTTATTGGAGTCGATATAAAAGAGGTAAATAGTCTTGAAAAAGCTAATTTAATTTTTCAAGAAATGGACTTTGCAAATACGAGAACCAATGATTCAAGACTCGAAATAAGCAATATACAAAAGAAAAACATGGGGCTCATTATGTTTATCGTCGGCTTTTTAGGATTAACCTTCTTAATAACATCTGGCTGCATTTTATATTTTAAACAAATGGGTGAATGTGAAGAGGAAAAGCCAAATTACACGATTTTGCGAAAACTCGGATTCACACAAGCTGACCTTTTAAAAGGAGTAAAAGCTAAACAGCTATTTAACTTCGGTATCCCATTAATTATCGGATTATGCCATAGTTATTTCGCCGTTCAATCTGGCTGGTTTCTTTTTGGCACTGAACTTTGGACACCAATGATTATAGTCATGATTTTATATACAGCACTGTACTCTATTTTCGGATTACTTTCAGTCCGCTATTACAAAAAAGTGATTAAAGAAGCATTATAA
- a CDS encoding ABC transporter ATP-binding protein — MTVLEATKIHKSYGNKFNKQEVLKGLDIRIEKGEFVSIMGASGSGKTTLLNVLSSIDKASSGSIKIEEKEMTAMKEKELAEFRKNYLGFIFQEYNLLDTLTVKENILLPLSISNTSKQEAQRKFQAIAEELGIYEIKDKYPNEISGGQKQRTSAARAFIHEPSIIFADEPTGALDSKSASDLLNKLNELNEKRQATIVMVTHDAVAASYSSRAIFIKDGQIYTMLNKGEEARQVFFNDIIKTQAVLGGVQSK, encoded by the coding sequence ATGACAGTGTTAGAAGCTACAAAAATTCATAAAAGCTACGGCAACAAGTTTAATAAACAAGAAGTACTGAAAGGACTTGACATTCGCATTGAGAAAGGTGAATTTGTCAGCATCATGGGCGCATCAGGCTCTGGAAAAACAACTTTGCTCAATGTCCTCTCCTCAATTGACAAAGCAAGCAGCGGTTCCATCAAAATTGAGGAAAAAGAAATGACAGCTATGAAAGAAAAAGAACTAGCTGAATTTCGAAAAAATTATTTAGGCTTTATTTTTCAAGAATATAATTTGCTTGACACATTGACGGTAAAAGAAAATATCCTTTTGCCATTATCGATTTCTAATACCTCAAAACAAGAAGCACAGCGTAAATTTCAGGCAATTGCAGAAGAACTCGGTATTTATGAAATTAAAGACAAATACCCAAATGAAATTTCTGGTGGTCAAAAACAGCGGACATCAGCCGCCCGCGCCTTCATTCATGAGCCAAGCATCATCTTCGCCGATGAACCAACTGGGGCACTTGATTCAAAGTCTGCTTCTGACTTACTTAACAAACTAAACGAGTTAAATGAAAAACGTCAGGCAACAATTGTGATGGTTACACATGATGCGGTCGCTGCCAGCTACTCTAGCAGAGCCATTTTTATTAAAGACGGGCAAATTTACACAATGTTAAACAAAGGAGAAGAAGCAAGACAGGTGTTTTTTAATGACATCATAAAAACTCAAGCAGTGCTCGGTGGGGTGCAATCAAAATGA